The Arachis ipaensis cultivar K30076 chromosome B03, Araip1.1, whole genome shotgun sequence region GGCCTCTGAAATCCCTACTCCTCAGTTTGTTGTTGTGGATACATATGAAAGGGACTATTCTTGCACTTTTGCTCAACCAAATTCTTACTTGCGGGCAAGAGGAGGTTTGGCCAGTACCACTAGATAGAATTTTCTGCCAAAGTATTTCAGAATTTGAAAACTCCACTGTTGTACTGGAATTCCTTGTCCTTTTGCAGCTCGGGCTGAGATTGGAGAGTTTGTTGAGTATGACTTGGACAATGAAGATGAGGACTGGCTTTTTGAGTTTAACAAGGAAAAGAAGATTCTGATGCCTGAAATGTAAACTTTTAGACTGTCTTCTGGATTGATTGGTGCCAATTAATTTGTCAATTTTTTTGGTTGGTAGAGGGTTAATCCTTTTAATAGgttttatcattgtattctttctatttattttacctTGTCAGCAGTTAGTCCTGGTTGCTTGAAATCAAGTTGACACTATTGATCATGGTTTGATCAAATCGCTTAACTATCACTCCTGTGACAATATATGTTTCTTGGAACGCACATACTTGTGACTAATCTTTTCACAAATCTTGTAATATTAGTATTAGGTGTAAATAATATATGATGTTTCCTCTTTTTCTTTAgtgctccttttttttttctgggtGCAAGTTCTGCTCTTCATTTAATGCCTGGTAAATAGGTTTGAGGCTCTTCTTTTCAAGCTGGAGGTATTGGATCATAAGGCTCGTGAAAGGGCTGGAGTTATAACACCTACTCTTGGTTCACCAATTCCGGTGCTACTACGGCTTGATGGTGCTATTGAGGTAAAATTATATCACGATTCCATTGTCTATTATTACTGTTATTATTACAATCTATGCTAACAACGGTTTTATGTTTCTGTCCCTTTTATTGTACATTTTATCTCTCTTCTCGTTAATAGATTTGCCTTTCCCGTAGAAATATCAAACTAACAGAAGTGATCATacatttttattgtttaaaaaattaaacattttATTGATTTTTCCTGTTCAATTAATGTTTGTTGTTTACTTGTTTATAAGGATTTCCTTATTTACGTTATCTTTGATTGGAATGGTTGACAATGCATCTTAATTTTTCTTAAATGTATTTCTTATAATTATAGTATGAAAAAGATATTTCTTTTTTACAATTTAGATTTGTGGCTCATTGAGAATTCTTTTCGAACGTTTTAGGCCCTACAAGCTCAGTCAAAATATACAGTTATTGAATCAGTATATGATTACTGGAAAGAGAAGGTATGCTAATATCCGTAGACCATCAATAATGAGTGAAATGTCTCCTCTTATATGTCAACTTTATTTTCTGGATGACTTCCAATAATTCTCTTCATCGAGGATTCTGGATATTTTATCATCCACGGTGTGGTGTTTATTAACTTTCACATGACTGCATGTGGAGCACTGATGGAAGGAGGGGGTATATCAAGGCAACTTGACTAATATATGGGATTATGCTTGTTATAGTTTCATTAAGGAGTTGGAGACTGTTATATAGGGTCTCTTTCATTCTTGTTGGTGTTTACTCTAACTATACTATCAACCATACACAGTGGTTCCTTCCAATTGTTAGTCAGAATTACGAAATATTGATGTCttgttatctttcttttcttatttgctGTATTCTTTTGGATGCAGCGAGAAAGGTGGCAAAAGCCAATTTTGCGACGTTTGCAGGTTGGTTTTCAGCACGTCACAATCAATTTATTCTATTGCTGATCTGTTTTAATATAGATGCATTTCGAACTAAACTTATGATAAATTTGTTGGATTTGTGATTTCTCAATTGTGCTACTTTATTCAGCAGGCAATCTCTTGGCTAATTTGTTTTAGAATGCATTTTTTTTTCAGCCTTTTTCCCTCCCTATAACTAGCCATGTCATCAACATTTTTATGTGTGAATTTAATGTGTTATCCCTTGTTTGAAACATGTAAACAATTTCCCAATAACAAGTTTTCAAGTTTTCAAGTTCTTTAAATACAATGTCTATTTTTTCTCCCTTGCAAATAGGGGCTTACGCTCCCTTCTCATAAGCTTTTTTCCTGGATGTATTGACTTTAAAATATTTCTCTGTTCTAGCTCCATTTACTTGTTGGCGTAAAGTTACTAGACAAGCATGTTGTGGAAGTTTGACAAGATTGACTGCATTTCTGTGCAGCCCCCTCCACCTTCTAATGACACCAACCCATATAATGTCTTTCGTCCTAGGGAAAAAGCCCACAGGTTTCACACAAGAAGGGTATGTTGAAAATTTAGCTTTCATTTATACAATTTTGGTTAAATGCTGTTTCGTCAAAGGCATTTTGTAAATTGGCATATATTTTTGGTTGAACTTTGGTGCTTATTTTCTATTCAGATGCAACGAAGAGAAAACAATGTCCAGTCATTTGAGAAGCTTCGCCAGGTTAGCTCCTTTTGCTGGTTATGAACTTATGGTTCTTAGGCATCTGGAAGTCAGTTAGATGAGCTTGAAGTGTTTTCTCTGTTGAAGGCACTATGTTGCATTTATGTGTTTTTTATCTAGCAATTTTTCAACAGTCATACATGTTTATGTTTTATCATTTTGATTCTCATCATAACTTGTGGAAGCTATGGATTAAATTATATGGTTCGTATGATCATTTAGCTTCTAAAAATGTTCAGAGTTGTTGCGGTTTACCAGAAGTTGTAGCTGTTCGAAAGTTGTTTTGTTTTTACCTTTCAGATTGAAATATATACATGTATTCTTTTGCAGTATATATTACATGAAAAACTTACGTTAATGCTTTCTTCCTAAACAGGTTAGACGGAACCTTGAACAAGCTAAGAGCTTGGTGCAGGCTGTGATCAAGGTATGATGTTCTAGTTTCTGACAGTTTGCCTATTCTAAAATATGTATATCCTTTAGCCATCATACATGTTTTGTTGGTATATGATCATCACCAGAGGGaggagaaaaagagagaagtAATGGATAATGAAGTTATGCTGCAGAGGATACAAATGAAGTATAAGGTACTTGCATTATTCTTCCCACGTGCTTTCTTACATCTGTCCTTACTAGAAGATGGTGTAGTATGGTGGTTGCCATTCATTGTGAGGCCAAAGCAAAACTGTGTCATTTCCTTTCCCATTCTGTTTATGGGGCAACACTAAATGGAATTTGGAGGCTGTATAAAGTTCTAGTTTTAAAACTCTTGCATTTAATCTCAATGTATTGCTGCACCAATTCCTGTAGTTTCAGGAAACTTATGAACTGATGAGTGATTCCCTATCTCAGCATGAAACCAAATTTTTGGAAGACAGCTTAGCACTCTCGAGACTCACTCCCTACTCATCGAAGTTTGTTTCAAGTGAGGAGGAGTTCTTCGAGTCAGACAATATGATGACTAGTCATCCTCATTCAAGGCCTTCAGTAGTACAGATTCATCCTTCATATGATGCCAACCCAGCCATGCTTCCTGCAGCTTTTTCAAAGCAAGAGTTTAGGAGGCAACATGTTCCACAAGGCTGGCCTCAAAAGTTGGTAATATACTGGTTTCTTTGCCCTGTTTTCTGCAGTGTCCTCTTCTTCCTTGTTTTGGTATTTATCTTTTGTCTGAGATTATCCATGAAAATTTCACACttttttatgaatttaatttgGTGTACATCATTGTATAAAAGTTTCTAAACAAATATCTAATTATGCGCTGCCACATTATAGAAGTAGTATGTGATTGATAATAATAGTGTAAAACTCTTACATTAACAAAGCATTGAAGTTAAGGTGCTTTTCTTTTTTGTGTGGTATATTGGTATCTAGAGTTAGACTGTTGTATTCTTAGGTTTCTGTTTTGTACTTCTCTCCTCTTGTTTTTAGCAATTAGCATAATCCTTTTACCCATTGGGAAAAAAAGGGTGATTTTCTTTAGATTttggaaaatttgattgagaCTTGAATGCTCTAGATAGCTGAAAAAGTTGAAGAAGTTACCCTGGAAGAGTTATAATCCAGTTATTTTTAAAAGTTCATTACAATAGAAGTAATTTTTTTAACCCTTTGGATGTGGCCCTCTCTTGGACCTTGCCTAACACGAAATGCTTGAGCGCTGTGCTATCCCCTGCAATAGAAGTACTTTTTAGCAGTCAAGGAAATTATTTTCTGTGAAAAATAGCTGTTGGACTCTATTTTTATTACCTTCATAGGCATAGCTCAATGAACTGCATGGTTCAATGTTTGAGAGTTATTTCATGGGTATATGCAGGATCCTCTTGAGCCAGTTTTGTTGTTCACAAAACCTTTACTTCCAGACAAGTTGCATATGGCAGGCATTGTGCCACCATCAGATACTTTAAGAGATAATAATGGGGTGCCAACAAGAGCATATAAATTCCATGGAAGAATTGGCAGAGGAGGCCGTATAATATTTGACAGATGGAATCCACTTATGCAGACCCCAATTGACTGTGGAAATTCTTATTATATGCCACCAAAACCAAGACCTTCATTCAACATGTAATTAAAGCTGTGTTCGTCACACTATTGTAGCTAAATTAGATTTGATGTGCTGCCAGATAGGAATTCAGTTGATATTTGATAAAATCATTAGGAGGGTACAGGGTAGCAAGTATAATTGTAGGTGTGAAACATGGTTGGTTTGGTTCAACAAGAATTTTAATTGGGTAGGATGTTATGCATTCTGTATAATATGTTACAAATGTAATTTTCTCTGTCCTTCCAGAGCTCATGAATATTTCCACTTTCTTGGAAAAAAAAATGTAATATATTATCTGAATAAAAAAATAGGTGAAATACAAACATAGTTTTATTGTTAAAAAGCAGGAACATCAGAAGCAACCGCACTTAGGAACTCTAGTTATCAAAATTGGTAAGAATTGAAAGATAAACCATCATGATGAAAGTTGTAAATATATAAAAGAGAATAGATACATATGGAATACTCCATTAAACTAGAATCATGATCATGACAAAAGGGATGTGATATCTTTTGCAAGTTGGTGATAAGTCTAAAAGTCCTACACAAAATGGAGCTGCTAAGTTAGTGGCATATTGTGATTATCTTTAATCAGTTTTGACTTTATTTTTGTGGGGTAGCAATTTcttataatattctttttctttttctctttaaagtcacttcttatttttatttattcttcataAGATAGTGGATAATTAGCCTTCACTTCACCAAGTGCAAAATTAATAGTGATTATCACAGTCAAATATATATTCTCTCAGCCATTCATTGTCAACTGCAGATTCATGCAAATTAAAAGATGCCATATTATTTCTAATGTTTTGTAAAGCATTCTCTTAGAAGTAACCAGAACATTATCTTCACATTGGTTATGATGTGATTCTGAATTATTGAAGGTTCAACGTTCAAGCATACAGATCCATTAATtgtgataaaaagaaaaaggaaaaagcaatCAAATCTTAATTTTGGAATCAAAACAATGCACAGAGAAACAAATTAAGGGAATTTAAGATGGAGACACAACACAATAAGGGGAATTTTATTTGAACTCATGCATGTTGTATGTATAGAGTATAGACATTATTGTATATTAAGGTTTATATGAGAGGCACAGATATTATAATTTTATGGAATTATATATAATCAAGACAACAAATATAaaagaacttgaaaaatttttaagagaagaagaatttggaGATCAGTAGCTACATTTGAAAAAATTATATCATTCTCCATATATTGAATAATTTCACGTTAAAAGAAATTATCTTTACTTTATTACTTCCAAATTTAAAACTTTATcccaaacaaataaataaataaagaacttatATTACTATATCCAAACAtacataactaaaaaaaaaaaaaacttttgNNNNNNNNNNNNNNNNNNNNNNNNNNNNNNNNNNNNNNNNNNNNNNNNNNNNNNNNNNNNNNNNNNNNNNNNNNNNNNNNNNNNNNNNNNNNNNNNNNNNNNNNNNNNNNNNNNNNNNNNNNNNNNNNNNNNNNNNNNNNNNNNNNNNNNNNNNNNNNNNNNNNNNNNNNNNNNNNNNNNNNNNNNNNNNNNNNNNNNNNNNNNNNNNNNNNNNNNNNNNNNNNNNNNNNNNNNNNNNNNNNNNNNNNNNNNNNNNNNNNNNNNNNNNNNNNNNNNNNNNNNNNNNNNNNNNNNNNNNNNNNNNNNNNNNNNNNNNNNNNNNNNNNNNNNNNNNNNNNNNNNNNNNNNNNNNNNNNNNNNNNNNNNNNNNNNNNNNNNNNNNNNNNNNNNNNNNNNNNNNNNNNNNNNNNNNNNNNNNNNNNNNNNNNNNNNNNNNNNNNNNNNNNNNNNNNNNNNNNNNNNNNNNNNNNNNNNNNNNNNNNNNNNNNNNNNNNNNNNNNNNNNNNNNNNNNNNNNNNNNNNNNNNNNNNNNNNNNNNNNNNNNNNNNNNNNNNNNNNNNNNNNNNNNNNNNNNNNNNNNNNNNNNNNNNNNNNNNNNNNNNNNNNNNNNNNNNNNNNNNNNNNNNNNNNNNNNNNNNNNNATTTTAGATAGCTTCTCAAGTATTAATTCTTTTTTCATTTAGATAGCTTCTCAAGTATTAATTAACGAAgatatttaattcaattttttttcatatgaaaaaaatattacaTCTACTTTGTATGATActcttaatatatatttttggatTAAGTATCAAATTGGTCTATACGTTTAGGCTTAATCCTGTTTTAGACTCTAAagtttaaagtttaaagtgtcatatttaaatctaaaaaaaatttcacttAGTTTCAATATAATCCTGTCGTAAAGTCAGTTTTTTAAATATGAAAAATTTACATAACCAAACTCTTCGGTTGCCAAAGAGAGTTCCATGTAGTAGAGGTGACGATGGCATTGTCCTCGTCTCTAACGGCGAACTTTCCCGCGAAAAGTGAGTTGTCAAATATGTTCTCTATGTGCTCAAACCAAGGCCAGTGGCTCGCAATGATGCATCCGCTATTGATCTTATGTCTTTCGAGTTTGTACTTCTTTTTTAGGAAAGGACATTAAAGTTTGGTGGAACAGTACCGTTAATTATTTAAAGTTTGGCTTCACTAGAGGACTATATTGaatctaaataaattttttttggattcaaataagacactttaaaccttaagaaccaaaatagcagtgacggacccagaaaatttTAAAAGTGGGGGCAAAAATATATCTTAAAATAAATTTCGTTGAACAttgttaattatattaaaaatataatagagatataaaatttaaaaagagttagtgaacacttttattcttaaaatactatttattatatataatttataaaaaaataactttttatttctaaaacttgaacttaaaatattttaattaaattatagataATTTGTTAtcctaactaattttttatacaaaattatttaaaagataaaattaaaaaatattatatcattttaaaataaaagatattaattaatagataaatattattttttttatctcaacTAATTTTTTAAGACAAAAAAAATTACTGATAATTTTACTTATATTTAAAAAACAAAGATTTAGTTTGGTAATTAACGAGTTGATtggatttaaaaaattatattatcattagtaattaattattttattgagttaatttatttacttatttttaattttgatattaaatcaaatttaacaaaataaatattattatatgataaatttaataaaaaaaattatttttaacatgaatctcaaaataaaattttataaatttttatgggacaaaataaaatatattgaaacaaatatattaatttatataaaattattttttttcttaaacctAGTGGGGACAAGTGCCCCCCTCATCTAATACTTGGATCCGTCCCTGTAAAATAGGATTATTAAACCCAAATATAAAGAACTAATTTAGTATTTTACCCCATATTTTTTTATATCCATTTGTTTTGGATGTTTGGGACTAAGGTAGAAGTATCTGATGATGAAATAGTGAaacttcattattttttttttaataatttaatagtgGATAGTAGACATTTGACACCGAATTGGATACGTTTGTGTGCATTAATAATAGCCACTATCTTTCAATGAAAAGCACTTATATTCTTTTATGATATCATTGAAGCCTGCTCTATATATAGGGTTACTAAGCTCTTTAGATTTCATtaacataacatatatatatagcatGTGTTAATAATAAGCACCATATATGTATGCTTTGGCGATTATTGAATGGAGAAATTATCTTCTGCAACCCTCAAAGGCTTCCATTCTTTGTATGTTCAATTCCATTATTCAATTTGGAAAGAAAAAATGAACATAATAAAGAAGGGGAGTCTTTTTGGGTTGTTGAAGGCTTTGCTCTTTGAATTCCAATAGTTAAAATGAACATAAGTGCATGCATGATGGTGTAATAATATATTCAATTTAACTGTTCATAGACGTTAATTTTATAATCAAGAATTAATAGTGACTTTACGTTAAAAGTATAAAATTACATATTCATCTCTCCCTATTCTAAatagttcaaaaatcaaaattttgagagAAATAATTAGTTGAGAGTTAAATTTTTATGATGACTAAAATAAATACATTTGCAAATGAGTAACTTAATAATATGTTTTTGGATTATTAAGGATGAAACTCtagatttatataaaaattctgatattatattataaattatttattatacaAGTTTAAGATATAGAAGAAGATATATAAATAGTGACTACATTGTAAAAATACAAGTCATTGCTGAAACTATATTTTTcacataattattttataattaaaaatcttaattgaacaaaataaaaagagagaGTGACAAATATATATCAAAATAGAGAAACACATATAATATAATAGTTACTTATACACGTAACTAATATCTCTCTAGTAAGTGTTATTAATGCTGCTTCAATTAATATTTAGTGCCATCCTTATGATTGAAATTtgggataagtacgattttggtccctcacgttgagggtcagaatcgaatcCGTCCTCgatgtatattttgatttaaaatcgtccttaaagtcgcatttaaatttaaaatcgtcctttctaataaaattttttaatttattcctaaaaaggacgattttaatacgaaaaaaacacgttaaggacgattttaaatcaaaatatacatcGGGGACGggttcgattctgaccctcaacgtgagggaccaaaatcgtacttatccctTGAAATTTGTACCAAAATCTGTTGTATATCAAAATAAATTTCGCTTCAGTTTCTGTACTCATGTATATATAACActtgaatttaaattatttattagctCGAATTAGTCAATGAGATAATCCATTATGTTATAAAACAAAATTCTTTACATATATATATGGAGTATTTGTTACATATAATTATTGAAATTATTAGATTTCTTAATCTTAACaccatattaaattattaaaaaataattagtgaGAGTAAAATCATATCCGATCGAATTCATTTGAGTATGgttgaaaaattttaattttttttatcatcttaATTTATTATTCCTAATTTAATATTTGAGACCGAATATTAATTTTGTGATAGTTAAGAATTACAAGATGATTTTGATATATTGGTGTTATAATTTTAGAATTCTATTTATATTTGTTTATTAATTTCTATTAAATACCGAAGacttaagtaaaataaaataatatttaattttattttgattaaaatttaaattagtaaatatttttaatttattctttttattatttaaattaaaataaaattataaaaaaaatattattgaataataaaaaatattattttaattttagtaataCTTTTAAAACACTATAGTTATTGTAGTCACGGTAACATAATCATTTTTTATAGAAGAAAAActttcatttaaaaaataatcTAACGGCACTTATAAATTACAGAAAAAATATTAGATCTGAaactaaaaaagaaaatagaCAATCTCTATATTGAACCATTATCTGAAAAGAGACACAATATTCGATTATAGAGAATCTTATAAAACAGAAACTTAGACAAATCACagtctcttttatttttaaatttacacAGAAAATACTCTGCAACATAGAAAAATATACTTTCTTCCTCTTCGAATAAATTTAAAAGCTTTTCGAATTTAAAAATATCTACATAAACAAAAACTTTTTTCATTGTATCTTCATTTTAAATCTGTATAAACATATCTAAAACACTCATAAAAAGAGCAATACACCACAAAAAAGAGATAACAACtacaaaaggatttttttttatctAGATCTGGATTATCTAGATCtcttaaatagaaaaaaaaaaaacaagaacatagaattggagttagagaaactgggaagggaaggaaaagaaaaagaagagtgaaAGGAGCAATGAAAATGTGACCCGCGGGAGAATGGCGGTGGtgggcagaaagtgaaaaagggttatgaaatagaaacaaaaaaaaatgatagaTGGTAAAAAAAAGGAAAGGGGGGAGAGGGGGGAGGGGAACCTCGGCCAAGCTAAGGTGGCAGTAGCAAGCTAAGCCGACAACTCTCAAGAAAGTTTTGTGGTTTCGTTTCTCTATCAATGGAGAGAAAGTAATTTGTACCTTTACTACAATAAATAAGGTTTTTGCAATGGTCGAAAATCGTTGGCATAGATCGAAAACCGTTTCTAAAATTTTAGGTAACGCTTTTTGATTTGTGGTATATGCGGCGTTATCAATGCTTATAGGTAACGATTTTTTATTTAAGGCAACGGCAACCAAAAAAATCATTGCTATAGTTATTCGCATAGACAACGATTTTGACAACaatttttaaagaacggtttaaaACCGTTATTGGATAGACAACGGTTTAAAATCATTTTCTTTCATGACGTAAAGGTTTAAAACTATAATTGAATAGGTAACAGTTTTTAGTTGTAGTATTGTTATTCACAAAGACAACAGTTTAAAATGTtgcttttgctatttttttttgcaACGGTTTTAATATCATTGTCATTTTGTAACTGCCTTTGACAATGGTTTTAACACCATTATCTTTTGCAACTTTTGACAACGGTATTTTGTAGTTATATATTCCTTTATTTACAATAATTTTCTCATGTTACATTGAAATTAATATTCCAACtattttttaatgtcaatagattAATATTCCAACTatttgaatcaaatcactaaAGAAAACTAATTGAACATTTGATTTATAACGTATTTTATAAGATTCATACATGTTTGTGacctataaaaaaaaaagattttagaagTCAAATAAACTAAGCTACAAAATCACATAATAAGAGTCTAAGTCAAAACAATATCtaatcataaataaaagagattTGATATATTACAATAGCAAATAGACTCTCCATCATCTCTACAAATTTGTGATTTTTACTTTCTAGTGTTTGATCTTCATAATGTGTGATTAAGTTATCCCTCATCTTCATAATAATTTTCTtgtgaacaaaaaaattaacaaattaaatataatactaaGCCTAATGCTAATAATGCTTACTAATAAAGAGAGGGGACGAGGGAAAGAAAGATAACTGCTAGTGATTTTTCTTAtgcatttttttattaatagCTAGGTCATAATAGCTAATATTAATTTGGTCAAACAAATTAATAAtcttatttaaatataatacaaGAAGAAACTAGCTAGCAATGAAAAGATAAGTAAACCATCATTTGAGATTGTAAAATATGTCTGAAGAGGCTGCCATTGACAATTATTCTTGTGCTTCAGTTCAATTGTGTTCATCAAGCAACATAAAAGATTTGTTACTAATAAATCATCATTTAATTCCATAGAAAAACTGAATATATGATTTTGACTTTCTGATATATATGATCCATAAATCAACAAGCTGCACATGAAAACAAATTGAGCTAAATTCTAAAATACAACCCGTAAGACAGGTGTTTAAGTTAGGAGTTGTTTTGGATAGTCTAAAGAAACATCTAGAGGAATAAATACAAACAAGAACGCTAATAGATAATGGACAAACTGAGTTTgcataatattataattattgaTTTAGAATTCTTAAAGATGTAACATTACTTTGGTAATAAATGAGCATCGCAAAAACTAACAATAACAATATTGAAGTTGAAGAATTCTACATTGAAACTTTACAAATTACCTAAAAGTAATACAAACAAAAGAAATAATGACCAAAAAAGGTAAGACTTCCCAACCCAGCAAGAACAATATTCTTACGAAACTAAACAAGAAAACACAAACTCATTTGAAACATCAacatgaaaaaataataatttatttatttcggGGAAGGTTTACCTCGCCTATTGCTCTTTTCAAATCATACGCTATGACATAAGTTTTGCTTAGTCTAAAATAAAATCATAACAAAACAGTAAGCATAGAATAGGTTCAAGGGAAAAAAGAGTATAATTTAAATTAGGTTAAAAAGAGCAGGAAAAGGATGCTCAATTTTACAGTAATCAATTCCAAACTATAAACTCAATTTCAAAGTAACAGAATCAAAACACTAAATGAAAGAAATTTTATTGGATAAAATTTGTGAAAAGAAGACTAAATGAAACATTTAAATAATTCAGCTACCTAGTGTTTCTCAAAGCAGTACTGCACTTGTTTGCAACTACTGCAGAGTTTATCTCCTTTCCATGTTCTACACCAATTGCAAAAAGcagctaaaaaaaaaaaagattcccATCTTTTAATAAGATGTGCCTAATTAATAGAAGTACTAATACACCGATCTTAATGTGAAAGCAGGTCATATATTAGTCATATAAAAGCAAAAATAATATTAGAAATAATGCACAGTATAGCAACAATAAAAATACAATGTACAAGCAGCTTGTTTAggatatcaaattaaatttgagATTGAAATGTAGCAAAAGCATAGTACCACAAAATAAAAAGATGGATTGCATGTACTCATGAACTCTATAACTCATGCAATAACTCTAGAATGCTACTCCTCATAAGGAAATAGTCACcag contains the following coding sequences:
- the LOC107632716 gene encoding enhancer of polycomb homolog 2, which translates into the protein MTRLSFRPRPLDIHKKLPIVKSVKEMTSTFTCFTCLIHYCVHPVPSRRVASEIPTPQFVVVDTYERDYSCTFAQPNSYLRARGARAEIGEFVEYDLDNEDEDWLFEFNKEKKILMPEMFEALLFKLEVLDHKARERAGVITPTLGSPIPVLLRLDGAIEALQAQSKYTVIESVYDYWKEKRERWQKPILRRLQPPPPSNDTNPYNVFRPREKAHRFHTRRMQRRENNVQSFEKLRQVRRNLEQAKSLVQAVIKREEKKREVMDNEVMLQRIQMKYKHETKFLEDSLALSRLTPYSSKFVSSEEEFFESDNMMTSHPHSRPSVVQIHPSYDANPAMLPAAFSKQEFRRQHVPQGWPQKLDPLEPVLLFTKPLLPDKLHMAGIVPPSDTLRDNNGVPTRAYKFHGRIGRGGRIIFDRWNPLMQTPIDCGNSYYMPPKPRPSFNM